Genomic window (Gammaproteobacteria bacterium):
GCGCAGCGACAACATCGAGGACCGGCGCGGCATGCCGGTGAGCCGCGGTGGCATGATCGGCGGCGGCATCGGCACCGTCGTCGTGGTGCTGCTGCTCGCCTGGTTCACCGGCATGGACCCGACCATGCTGCTGCAGAACCTGCCGGTGGAGACGGCGCCCTCGCCCGCCGGGCCGGAAGCGGGACAGGCCTCCGGCCAGGCTGCCGCCGACGACCCGCAGGCCGCATTCGTCGCCACGGTGCTCGGCTACACGGAGGACACCTGGTCCGCCATCTTCCGCAATGCCGGCCAGAGCTACCGGCCGCCGCGGCTGGTGATGTTCACCGGCGCCACGCGCTCCGCCTGCGGCCTCGGCGAGGCCGCCATGGGACCGTTCTACTGCCCGGCCGACCAGCAGGTCTACATCGACCTCGACTTCTTCCGCGAGCTGCGCGACCGCTTCCAGGCACCCGGCGATTTCGCGCAGGCCTACGTCATCGCCCACGAGGTCGGCCACCACGTGCAGAACCTGCTCGGCATCTCCTCGCGCATGCAGCGGCAGCGCGGCCCCATGGATGAGGAAGGCGCCAACTCGAAATCCGTGAAGCTGGAACTGCAGGCCGACTGCTTCGCCGGCGTCTGGGCGCGGCGCACCGACCAGGCCCGGGCCATCCTCGAGCAGGGCGACGTCGAGGAAGGGCTGGCGGCAGCCACGGCCATCGGCGACGACCGCCTGCAGCAGCAGAGCCGCGGCTACGTCACCCCGGACTCCTTCACCCACGGCAGCTCGGCGCAGCGCGTGCGCTGGTTCCGCCGCGGCCTGGAGAGCGGCGACCCCGACAGCTGCGACACCTTCGGCGCCAGCGAGCTGTAGCGCCATGCCGGCCGCGGCCGGCGTCAGCCGGCGCCGGGCAGGAACAGGCCGACCAGGTCGTTGAGGAATCGCAGGCCGAGCGCCGTCGGGCGGATCGTGCCCCGCTCGCGCAGCAGCAGCTCCCGTTCCAGCGCCGTGCTCAGCCCGGGCTCGGCGGCGGCCAGCGGCTGGCCGGTGCGCTCGCCGAAGAGCTTCTCGGGGAAGCCCTGCGGCAGGCGCAGCGCATTGAGCATGAACTCGAAGACGATGTCCGCCGGCACCAGGTCGCGCTGCTCCGTCACCGCCTCGCCGGCTGCCGCGCGACGCAGGTAGTCGGCCGGCACGCGGGTGCGGGCCTCGCGCCGGATGCGGCCAGGCCAGGTGATCTTCGCGTGCGCCCCGGCACCGATGCCGAGGTAATCGCCAAACCACCAGTAGTTGAGGTTGTGGCGGCACTGCGCGCCCGGACGCGCCCAGGCGGAGACTTCGTAGCGCGTGAAGCCGCCCGCCGCCAGCTCGGCGTGCACCGCCGCCTCGATGGCCGCCGCCTCGTCGTCATCCGGCAGCGGCGGCGGCCGGCTGAAGAACGCCGTGTTGGGCTCGAGCGTCAGCTGGTAGAACGACAGGTGCCCCACCCCGGTGGCGAGCGCCCTGCGGGCATCCGCGAGCGCACCGGCCAGGTCCTGGCCCGGCAGGGCGTACATCAGGTCCAGGTTGATGCGCTCGAAGCTCGCCTGCGCCAGCTCCACCGCCCGCTGCGCCTCGCGCTCGTCGTGGATGCGGCCGAGGCTCTTCAGCCGCGCCGGGTCGAAACTCTGCACGCCGAGCGAGAGGCGGTTGACGCCCGCCTCGCGATAGGCGCGGAAGCGCTGCGCCTCGGCCGTGCCCGGATTGGCCTCCAGGGTGACCTCGGCATCGGCGACGAGCGGCAGGCGCGCGCCGATGCCGGCGAGCAGCCGCGCCACATCCTCCGCCGGGAACAGGCTCGGCGTGCCGCCACCGATGAAGATGCCCTGCAGGCTGCGCCCCTGTGCCGCCTCCAGCGTGGCGTCGAGGTCCGCCAGCAGCGCGTCCACGTACCGGGCCGTCGGCAGCGCGCCGCGATGCTCGTGGGAATTGAAGTCGCAGTACGGGCACTTGCGCACGCACCAGGGCAGGTGCACGTAGAGCGTGAGCGGCGGCAGTGAGGGAAAGG
Coding sequences:
- a CDS encoding neutral zinc metallopeptidase, with translation MRWEGGRRSDNIEDRRGMPVSRGGMIGGGIGTVVVVLLLAWFTGMDPTMLLQNLPVETAPSPAGPEAGQASGQAAADDPQAAFVATVLGYTEDTWSAIFRNAGQSYRPPRLVMFTGATRSACGLGEAAMGPFYCPADQQVYIDLDFFRELRDRFQAPGDFAQAYVIAHEVGHHVQNLLGISSRMQRQRGPMDEEGANSKSVKLELQADCFAGVWARRTDQARAILEQGDVEEGLAAATAIGDDRLQQQSRGYVTPDSFTHGSSAQRVRWFRRGLESGDPDSCDTFGASEL